The sequence TTTGAgtaaaaaatgaaatggaggTTTTGAAAAGTTGTATATACACTTGTATAGAAATTAAGAATTCAAGTGTGCATGTCATCCAACCACAGATCTCAATCTTAATCACATGACATCATTCTTCTATGTATTGCCCTTACCATTTGCCTCCACGTTTCCTTAATACTCTTTACATCTTTCTATTGTAATTAACAGGCCCCAATCTACACTCATTTTCACAGAGGATAATAACAAACATCAACAGATGGTATAATTTAAATCAGATATGAACATTAAATACTGGATGGCTAAAATTCTGTTGTGATATCCATTGTTTCTCTTATTAAAGCTAATGTTGTTTATATCTACATAGTGTTTCACCTACACATATCAACAAATATCCTGCTCTCTTAGAGGCAAGGGGAAAGCACATTAATGAGTACCATGCtctcttcattttattcttattctaATGTCTTAAATTCACCTAGAAACCATAAATGAGATCAGTAATGAATGCCATGATTTATTGATGTGTATTAATCCTTGAGTGAAAATTATTTGAGCCACTTGTCCCTAGCCTCGCTGATGGCATCAATCTTTCCTGCGTACAATCTTATTGGCCTCTATTGAGCCACAGCAAGTCCTGGTGTGCCAATTGATAGGCAAAATAACCAAATAATAAAGATCACAATAGGAAGGCATATGTTAGAATTTCATAGGGAAAGCTAACATGGTGACAAAACCTCAAAATATGCTAATTTATAAGAAtcctaatttgttttattttgtagataATAGACTAattgtttaaattttacattGCCACACTATGTAACATCTATACAATATGTGTGATATATACATAGCAAAAACATGTTTGAGTTCAGCTTTTTCACACAAACATCACAAGCAACTAACCTGCTgtgttgaaattatttttaattcaatggttctgttgtgtttgtatttttagaccaaaaaatatttaaaaatgttgatCAATTATGTGGGTGCCTGGAGCAGCCCTCTATTCCATCTAACGATTGAattgagttccatgccagctgTCCCTGAAACTATCCTTTCAAAAGCCAATGAGATtgaaaagaacaacaaagaacTCCTGGATGACCTTAGGTGGATACTCACCAAGGTAAGCAATTTCCTATTAATTGTTTTAATTCATAAAAGAGATGggttgtgtgatttttttaaaaagtattctgaAATACTCCTCATTTTGTAGATCATCTTCtcctaagacagtggttctcgaCATATAGATCGTGAACCCTTTGGGGGTCCAATGACATTTTCACAGGTGTCGCTTACgaccattggaaaatacagatcgttgcattatgattcataacagtagcaaaattacagtttgaattagcaacaaaataattttatggttgtggatcACCATGACTtaaactgcattaaagggtctcagcattaggaaggttgagaaccactaccctAAGAGGTTGCTGGCAGGTCCACCATTCCCTAAGATGGTTCTTCTCACCTCCTGCTCCAGGGATCAGAATGAAACACATCACTTCCTCATGTACACATAGAGGACACCTTTCCTAGGTGGCGTGAAAGATCTCAGCTCTTTCACAGTCATCCCTTGGCTCTGCATATTAAGTCACTATCTGATCCCCATCACATGTTAAGTTTTCTTACAcaaactgcttggagaagagatTTAATTGAAATGTATGAAAGAATAGTGGTTCATACCAGCTTCTATGAAATGTAGAGTACATGTAACAGTTTCCTAAGTGAGAAACTGACAGCACCACCTTCTCTGTCTCAAAGTCAAATACAAACTTCCTACTTTTGCTCTGTTTGCTTCTAAAGGAGAAGACTTCATCTGCAATCAATTACATATTAGGGCAGAGCACATGAGTCTTGCTCATAGTTTTTAATAGACTAACTACTGAAGGTCTCCTGACCTGCATAAATGAAAATCCACACCTTTGATGGAAACAAAATTTCTGAATGCATTTCTGTGATTGAATACATAAGAAACAATGAGAAAGGAATATTACTAATGTAATCAACAAGTAACTGAgtatcattttgatttttaggCCTATCCTACAGCAAAGAACAAGGAAAAATTCCCCACCTGGGAACATCTTCCATTCATAAAATCAAATAACAATGATGATAAATTTTTGGCGATGTTTAACCTTTGCTTCTGCCTACGCAATAATATATTCCACACTGAAAATCATCTCAAAACATTGAAGTGTCGAATAACTGGGAAAGATTGCTAAGAGCTCATCACTCTGTCAGCTTTGAAGATGGTTCATGACAGTCTATTGCTGagaaaaatcttttaattttatacattgtGAATGCATGTGCGGGTATAATGGGCcactttgtaaaaaataaaaatgttctcatTAAAGATGTTCAAATCTAAAAAcctatttgttttttgttcattgtataaaatatatataattaaagtcATGTTGCCCCCATCAAATTCATCACAAATAATA is a genomic window of Peromyscus maniculatus bairdii isolate BWxNUB_F1_BW_parent chromosome 5, HU_Pman_BW_mat_3.1, whole genome shotgun sequence containing:
- the LOC143273444 gene encoding prolactin-8A9-like isoform X3 — protein: MELRLSQLHSWTLMLLVVLNLLLWEKAASIPECHTEVGGCWQPLVETFNSAINRAQVIRNLVEQIQQEFFHNEFSSRSFATMLVQLMRRNPMVYRARTLCHANITNPPVHGTEHINIRTKKYLKMLINYVGAWSSPLFHLTIELSSMPAVPETILSKANEIEKNNKELLDDLRWILTKAYPTAKNKEKFPTWEHLPFIKSNNNDDKFLAMFNLCFCLRNNIFHTENHLKTLKCRITGKDC
- the LOC143273444 gene encoding prolactin-8A9-like isoform X2; translation: MDLRLSQLHSWTLMLLVVLNLLLWEKAASIPECHTEVGGCWQPLVETFNSAINRAQVIRNLVEQIQQEFFHNEFSSRSFATMLVQLMRRNPMVYRARTLCHANITNPPVHGTEHINIRTKKYLKMLINYVGAWSSPLFHLTIELSSMPAVPETILSKANEIEKNNKELLDDLRWILTKAYPTAKNKEKFPTWEHLPFIKSNNNDDKFLAMFNLCFCLRNNIFHTENHLKTLKCRITGKDC